Proteins encoded within one genomic window of Hahella chejuensis KCTC 2396:
- the cas1c gene encoding type I-C CRISPR-associated endonuclease Cas1c, with protein MKKLQNSLYVTRQESYLHKERETIVIKQGKDKLAQFPAHAVANIFCFGQISVSPFLMGYCGEQGIGLVFFTEYGKFLARIQGRQSGNVLLRREQYRVSDKDTPRLDIARSIVLAKIANSRRVLQREVRNKGAHPSLDEAIARLANCLRRCERPDNLDILRGLEGEAAAIYFGVFNQLLKQDGFDFKGRVRRPPTDPVNALLSFLYTLVAQEISSALQGVGLDPYVGYLHVDRPGRVGLALDILEEFRAWWCDRLVLTLINRKEVKASDFDIEASGAVRLKEDARRKVLVAYQEKKQEEISHPFLNEKVQVGLLPHCQALLLARHLRGDLQHYPPFSTR; from the coding sequence ATGAAGAAATTGCAGAACAGCCTTTATGTCACCCGGCAGGAAAGTTATCTGCATAAAGAGCGTGAAACGATCGTCATCAAGCAAGGCAAGGATAAGCTGGCGCAATTTCCAGCGCATGCGGTGGCGAATATTTTCTGTTTTGGGCAAATCTCGGTCTCACCGTTTTTAATGGGGTATTGTGGCGAGCAGGGTATTGGTTTGGTGTTCTTCACGGAATACGGGAAGTTTCTGGCGCGCATCCAGGGCCGGCAAAGTGGCAATGTCTTGCTGCGCCGTGAGCAATACCGCGTCAGCGATAAAGATACGCCGCGACTGGATATCGCCCGCAGCATTGTGCTGGCGAAAATCGCCAACAGTCGGCGGGTGCTGCAAAGGGAAGTGCGGAACAAGGGGGCTCACCCATCTTTGGACGAAGCCATCGCCAGATTGGCCAACTGTCTGCGCAGATGCGAGCGCCCGGATAATCTGGACATACTTCGCGGACTCGAAGGCGAGGCGGCCGCCATCTATTTTGGCGTCTTCAACCAACTACTCAAGCAAGACGGATTTGACTTCAAGGGCAGAGTGAGACGGCCTCCAACAGACCCAGTGAACGCGCTGCTTTCTTTCCTGTATACCCTGGTGGCGCAGGAAATATCCTCTGCATTACAAGGCGTCGGTTTGGACCCCTATGTGGGCTATCTGCACGTTGACCGGCCGGGACGAGTAGGGCTGGCGCTGGATATTCTGGAGGAATTTCGGGCGTGGTGGTGCGATCGTTTGGTGCTGACGTTGATTAACCGAAAGGAAGTCAAAGCCAGCGACTTTGATATTGAAGCCAGCGGGGCGGTGCGTTTGAAAGAGGACGCCCGACGTAAGGTGCTGGTCGCATATCAGGAGAAGAAGCAGGAAGAAATTTCCCATCCGTTTTTAAATGAAAAAGTTCAGGTCGGATTATTGCCGCATTGTCAGGCGCTGCTCTTGGCTCGCCATTTACGCGGCGATCTCCAGCACTATCCTCCGTTCTCCACAAGGTGA
- the cas2 gene encoding CRISPR-associated endonuclease Cas2 gives MLVLITYDVSVITSEGQRRLRHIAKVCVDYGMRVQNSVFECEVDPAQFTFLKQKLLDIYHPDEDSLRFYFLGKKGRQKVEHYGAKPTPDIFRDSLII, from the coding sequence ATGTTGGTGTTGATAACCTATGACGTCAGTGTAATAACCTCAGAAGGACAACGGCGGTTGCGCCATATCGCCAAGGTATGTGTGGATTACGGCATGAGAGTGCAAAACTCCGTATTCGAATGCGAAGTCGACCCGGCGCAATTCACCTTTCTCAAGCAGAAACTGCTGGATATCTATCACCCAGACGAAGACAGCCTGCGGTTTTATTTCCTCGGCAAAAAAGGCCGCCAGAAAGTCGAACACTACGGCGCCAAACCCACCCCGGACATTTTCAGAGACTCCCTGATCATCTAG
- the cas4 gene encoding CRISPR-associated protein Cas4: protein MEEERLIPLSALQHYVYCPRQCALIHIERFWAENYWTAQGRVLHQRTDEGKPEQRANTRIERSVEVISHELGVQGVLDVLEIDLRDMTFTPVEYKRGKPKVTNCDRVQLCAQALCLEEMRGVKIDRAALWYWEVRQREWVELDAALRAETLDVISQVQALFSSQRTPRAVYGKHCLACSLRDECQPKAMQEDRVDQYLRGMLEP, encoded by the coding sequence ATGGAAGAAGAACGGCTGATCCCATTATCTGCTTTGCAACACTACGTCTACTGCCCACGTCAATGCGCGCTCATTCATATTGAGCGGTTTTGGGCGGAGAACTATTGGACGGCGCAGGGCAGGGTGTTGCATCAGCGTACGGATGAGGGGAAGCCGGAGCAGCGCGCGAATACCCGTATTGAGCGTAGTGTGGAGGTGATCAGTCATGAGCTTGGCGTTCAGGGGGTGTTGGACGTTTTGGAGATCGACCTTCGAGACATGACTTTTACGCCAGTAGAGTACAAGCGCGGCAAGCCCAAAGTCACTAACTGCGACCGAGTGCAATTATGCGCGCAGGCGCTCTGTCTGGAGGAGATGCGAGGCGTCAAAATAGATCGGGCGGCGCTTTGGTATTGGGAGGTGCGTCAGCGTGAGTGGGTTGAGCTGGACGCCGCGCTGCGCGCAGAGACTTTGGATGTCATTAGTCAGGTCCAGGCATTGTTTTCAAGTCAACGAACGCCGCGCGCTGTGTATGGAAAGCATTGTCTGGCTTGCTCGCTGAGGGATGAGTGTCAGCCCAAAGCCATGCAGGAAGACCGGGTGGATCAATATCTGAGGGGCATGCTGGAACCATGA